In the Malania oleifera isolate guangnan ecotype guangnan chromosome 1, ASM2987363v1, whole genome shotgun sequence genome, one interval contains:
- the LOC131161137 gene encoding secreted RxLR effector protein 161-like, translated as MVEWTLVVTPMDVNIKLSIKDRSLLVDTKRYRSLIGSLVYLCNTRPNISFAVGILSKFTNKPREIHWKAGIRVLKYIKGTPHFGVSYTLRNSLIGYCDSDWAGYIDSRKSASGYCFLFGNGIISWTSKKQPTVSLSSTEAEYKSTCLTLCESVWIRRLLTDISDSL; from the coding sequence ATGGTAGAATGGACTCTAGTGGTTACTCCAATGGATGTAAACATTAAGCTCTCCATTAAAGATCGCTCTCTACTTGTTGATACAAAGAGGTACAGAAGCCTAATTGGGAGTTTGGTGTACCTGTGCAACACAAGGCCCAATATCAGTTTTGCAGTTGGTATCTtgagtaaatttacaaataagcCACGAGAAATTCATTGGAAGGCTGGAATAAGGGTCCTCAAGTATATAAAAGGGACTCCTCATTTTGGCGTCTCTTATACATTACGGAACTCCCTAATTGGATATTGTGACTCCGATTGGGCAGGATATATTGATTCCAGAAAGTCAGCTTCTGGATAttgttttctctttgggaatggaATTATCTCATGGACAAGCAAGAAGCAGCCAACAGTGTCACTATCATCCACAGAAGCCGAGTACAAGTCAACATGTCTCACCTTATGTGAATCTGTTTGGATAAGAAGACTTCTTACTGATATCTCTGATTCACtgtga
- the LOC131161340 gene encoding proteasome subunit alpha type-7-like has protein sequence MVRKIVNLDSRQMLCWAQGLQQKYTQSGGVKSFDLSTLCVGFDPYIGIPSLHQVVESGGKNIEVAVMTREHGLRQLDEAQIDALDAEIEAEKAAAEATKKGPPKET, from the exons ATGGTTAGGAAGATTGTAAACCTGGACTCAAGGCAGATGCTGTGCTGGGCTCAAG GTCTTCAGCAAAAGTACACACAAAGTGGTGGTGTAAAATCGTTTGACCTTTCAACATTGTGTGTTGGTTTTGATCCATACATTGGTATCCCATCGCTGCATCAG GTTGTTGAGAGCGGGGGAAAGAACATAGAAGTTGCTGTGATGACAAGGGAGCATGGGCTGCGGCAACTGGATGAAGCTCAAATTGATGCTCTTGATGCTGAGATTGAAGCAGAGAAGGCAGCTGCCGAGGCTACCAAGAAAGGTCCTCCTAAGGAAAcatga
- the LOC131161405 gene encoding glycine-rich protein 23-like, whose protein sequence is MVLQIRLMHWGGGGLFGVRDFGGEGGGGGCDDGSSGRGGGGLLGGGGPLNLGDGGGGGLPLGGGGDGGGGGDGGGGDGGGGGGGGDDGRGVLGGGDAWRRCRCGGLFASVCNGEVACARIDCLVIIDDDTECGLSLF, encoded by the coding sequence ATGGTCCTTCAAATACGCTTAATGCACTGGGGTGGTGGAGGACTTTTTGGCGTCCGCGATTTTGGGGGCGAAGGGGGTGGGGGTGGATGTGATGATGGCAGTAGTGGGCGTGGTGGGGGAGGTCTCCTAGGTGGTGGAGGTCCTTTAAACCTCGGTGATGGTGGCGGCGGCGGTCTCCCCTTAGGCGGCGGTGGTGATGGTGGTGGTGGCGGCGATGGTGGTGGTGgggatggtggtggtggtggtggcggcGGCGATGATGGTCGCGGTGTTTTGGGAGGTGGCGATGCTTGGCGCCGTTGTCGTTGTGGGGGATTGTTTGCCTCGGTTTGTAATGGAGAAGTTGCTTGTGCAAGGATTGATTGTTTAGTCATCATAGATGATGATACAGAATGTGGATTGAGTTTGTTTTGA